A portion of the uncultured Bacteroides sp. genome contains these proteins:
- the tgt gene encoding tRNA guanosine(34) transglycosylase Tgt, whose translation MTFDLQYTDSKSNARAGLLATDHGQIETPIFMPVGTLGSVKGVHQTELKEDIKAQIILGNTYHLYLRPGLEVLEKAGGLHKFNSFDRPMLTDSGGFQVFSLAGIRKLREEGAEFRSHIDGSKHVFTPEKVMDIERIIGADIMMAFDECPPGDSDYAYAKKSLGLTHRWLDRCIQRFNETEPKYGYQQSLFPIVQGCVYPDLRKQSAEFIASKGADGNAIGGLAVGEPVDKMYEMIELVNEILPKDKPRYLMGVGTPVNILEGIERGIDMFDCVMPTRNGRNGMLFTKDGIMNMRNKKWEMDFSLIEADGASSVDTLYSKAYLRHLFHAQELLAMQIASIHNLAFYLWLVGEARKHIIAGDFSTWKPMMVKRVSTRL comes from the coding sequence ATGACATTCGATTTACAATACACTGATTCCAAAAGCAATGCACGTGCCGGATTGCTCGCTACAGACCATGGGCAGATAGAAACTCCCATCTTTATGCCCGTGGGTACATTAGGATCTGTTAAAGGTGTGCATCAGACGGAATTGAAGGAAGACATCAAAGCTCAGATTATTTTAGGCAATACGTATCATCTCTATTTGCGTCCGGGACTCGAGGTGCTCGAGAAAGCTGGAGGATTGCATAAGTTTAATAGTTTTGACCGTCCCATGTTGACCGATAGTGGAGGATTTCAAGTGTTTTCTTTGGCTGGCATCCGTAAACTGCGTGAAGAAGGTGCAGAGTTTCGATCGCACATAGATGGTAGTAAACATGTATTTACTCCTGAAAAAGTTATGGATATAGAACGCATCATTGGTGCGGATATCATGATGGCCTTTGATGAATGTCCTCCGGGTGATTCGGACTATGCGTATGCAAAGAAATCTCTAGGACTAACACATCGCTGGTTAGACAGGTGTATTCAACGCTTCAACGAAACGGAACCTAAATATGGATACCAACAATCACTCTTCCCTATTGTACAGGGGTGTGTTTACCCAGACTTACGTAAACAATCGGCCGAATTTATCGCTTCCAAAGGAGCAGATGGTAACGCCATAGGTGGACTGGCTGTAGGCGAACCGGTTGATAAAATGTACGAAATGATTGAGCTTGTCAACGAGATACTACCCAAGGACAAGCCGCGATACCTAATGGGTGTGGGCACTCCGGTTAATATTTTAGAAGGCATTGAACGTGGCATAGACATGTTCGACTGTGTGATGCCTACTCGAAACGGACGAAATGGCATGCTCTTTACCAAAGATGGCATAATGAACATGAGAAATAAAAAATGGGAGATGGATTTTTCTCTTATTGAAGCAGATGGTGCTTCATCCGTGGATACACTGTACAGCAAAGCATACTTGAGACACCTCTTCCATGCGCAAGAACTACTGGCTATGCAGATTGCATCTATACACAATTTGGCCTTCTATCTCTGGTTGGTTGGTGAAGCTCGCAAACATATCATTGCGGGAGATTTCTCTACATGGAAACCAATGATGGTGAAACGGGTATCAACTAGATTATAA
- a CDS encoding LptF/LptG family permease: MNNKLLKRLDWYIIKKFLGTYVFAIALIISIAVVFDFNEKMDKFMTNEAPWKAIIFDYYMNFIPYFANLFSPLFVFIAVIFFTSKLAENSEIIAMFSTGMSFKRLMRPYMISAAIISVVTFGLGSYIIPKGSVTRLAFEDKYYKKRKNTSVHNVQLEVDSGVIAYIERYEDYNKTGFRFSLDKFVDKKLVSHLTARSITYDTTAVNKWIIKDYMIRELNGLREKIIRGERIDSTIVMQPTDFLITRNQQEVLTSPQLGEYIDRQKKRGFANIKEFEIEYHKRIAMSFASFILTTIGLSLSSKKSKGGMGLHLGIGLGLSFSYILFQTISSTFAINGNVPPVVAVWIPNLLYSLIAVYLYIKAPK, from the coding sequence ATGAACAACAAGTTATTAAAACGGTTGGATTGGTACATCATAAAGAAGTTTCTGGGTACTTATGTTTTTGCCATTGCTTTAATCATTTCCATAGCAGTGGTGTTCGATTTCAATGAGAAGATGGACAAATTCATGACGAATGAAGCTCCTTGGAAAGCTATCATTTTTGATTATTACATGAATTTTATCCCTTATTTTGCCAACCTTTTTAGTCCCTTGTTCGTCTTTATTGCTGTCATCTTTTTCACTTCTAAACTTGCTGAAAATTCAGAGATCATTGCCATGTTTTCAACGGGAATGAGTTTCAAGCGATTGATGCGCCCGTACATGATTTCAGCTGCGATTATTTCTGTGGTCACTTTTGGTTTGGGTTCTTATATAATTCCTAAAGGAAGCGTCACTCGTCTGGCTTTCGAAGATAAATACTACAAAAAAAGAAAAAACACTTCTGTTCACAATGTACAATTAGAAGTAGATTCAGGTGTGATTGCCTATATAGAAAGATATGAAGATTATAATAAGACCGGATTTCGCTTCTCTCTTGATAAATTCGTAGATAAAAAATTGGTATCTCATCTAACAGCTCGCAGCATTACGTATGACACTACTGCTGTGAATAAATGGATAATTAAGGATTACATGATTAGAGAGCTCAATGGACTTAGGGAGAAAATTATTCGTGGCGAAAGAATCGACTCTACTATTGTGATGCAGCCTACCGATTTTCTTATCACGAGGAACCAACAAGAAGTGCTTACAAGTCCACAACTCGGCGAATATATTGACAGGCAGAAAAAGCGAGGATTTGCGAATATAAAAGAGTTTGAGATAGAATATCACAAACGCATTGCCATGTCATTTGCATCATTTATTCTAACCACCATAGGTTTGTCTCTCTCTTCCAAGAAATCAAAAGGAGGTATGGGACTTCATTTAGGTATTGGTCTGGGACTTAGTTTCTCGTACATTTTGTTTCAAACCATCTCTTCAACCTTTGCAATAAATGGAAATGTCCCTCCTGTCGTCGCAGTATGGATCCCGAACTTGCTATATAGCTTAATCGCTGTTTACTTATATATAAAGGCTCCTAAGTAA
- a CDS encoding thioredoxin-like domain-containing protein produces MKYVKWIFVVLLISSLTSFVAKDKSTGGLSVGDVAPDFKIESTSNGHTFELTNMKGRYVLLSFWASYDALSRMQNIRLNNALRSTSRQVEMVSISFDEYASIFSETIRKDQIVSPTCFVETKGENSGLFKKYRLNRGFANYLLDENGVIIAKNISATQLSAYLKEDRIHATSQQL; encoded by the coding sequence ATGAAATATGTAAAATGGATTTTTGTTGTATTACTTATTAGTTCCTTGACTTCTTTTGTAGCAAAAGACAAATCCACCGGAGGATTGAGTGTGGGAGACGTAGCCCCTGATTTCAAAATCGAATCTACGTCAAACGGGCACACGTTTGAACTGACCAATATGAAAGGAAGGTATGTGCTGCTTAGTTTTTGGGCAAGTTATGATGCGCTATCACGGATGCAAAACATTCGTTTAAACAATGCGCTTCGATCAACTTCCCGCCAAGTTGAAATGGTTTCGATATCTTTTGATGAATATGCATCAATTTTTAGTGAAACCATTCGTAAGGATCAAATAGTTTCACCCACCTGTTTCGTGGAAACAAAAGGTGAAAATTCCGGTTTATTCAAAAAGTATAGGTTAAACCGCGGATTTGCAAACTATTTATTAGATGAAAATGGTGTTATAATAGCCAAAAACATCTCTGCTACTCAACTTTCTGCCTATTTAAAAGAGGATAGAATTCACGCTACAAGCCAACAACTTTGA
- the serB gene encoding phosphoserine phosphatase SerB, with translation MQLSNTELILIRITGEDRPGLTASVTEILAKYDAAILDIGQADIHNTLSLGILCKTEEQFSGFIMKELLFKASTLGVTIRFYPISVEEYENWVNLQGKNRYILTLLGRKLSARQISSVTHILAEQGMNIDAIKRLTGRIPLDECKANTRACIEFSVRGTPKDRINMQEQLMQLASELEMDFSFQLDNMYRRMRRLICFDMDSTLIETEVIDELAVRAGVGDEVKAITERAMRGEIDFTESFRERVALLKGLDESVMREIAESLPITEGVDRLMYVLKKYGYKIAILSGGFTYFGRYLQDKYGIDYVYANELEIEDGKLTGNYLGDVVDGKRKAELLRLIAQVEKVDIAQTIAVGDGANDLPMLGVAGLGIAFHAKPKVVANAKQSINTIGLDGVLYFLGFKDSYLDEQGKL, from the coding sequence ATGCAATTATCGAACACAGAACTCATTCTTATTCGTATTACAGGAGAAGATCGTCCGGGGCTCACAGCTTCGGTAACTGAAATACTAGCCAAATATGATGCAGCTATTCTCGACATCGGGCAAGCTGACATCCACAATACACTTTCCTTGGGCATCTTATGCAAAACGGAAGAACAATTCTCCGGATTTATCATGAAAGAGCTTCTCTTTAAAGCTTCTACTTTGGGAGTAACCATACGATTCTATCCCATTTCAGTGGAAGAATACGAGAACTGGGTAAACTTGCAAGGGAAAAACCGTTATATATTAACTCTGCTAGGCAGAAAACTATCGGCACGGCAAATCTCTTCCGTAACCCACATATTGGCAGAACAAGGCATGAATATTGATGCGATCAAACGTCTTACCGGACGCATTCCATTGGATGAATGTAAAGCCAACACACGCGCATGCATTGAGTTTTCTGTTCGCGGAACACCCAAAGACCGTATCAACATGCAAGAACAGTTGATGCAGCTGGCCAGTGAACTTGAAATGGACTTTTCATTTCAATTGGACAACATGTATCGCCGCATGCGACGTCTGATCTGTTTTGATATGGACTCTACGCTTATTGAAACGGAAGTTATTGATGAACTAGCTGTACGTGCCGGTGTGGGTGACGAAGTAAAAGCCATTACCGAACGAGCAATGCGCGGAGAAATAGATTTCACAGAAAGCTTTCGTGAACGAGTGGCTCTGCTCAAAGGACTGGATGAATCAGTGATGAGAGAAATAGCAGAAAGTTTGCCTATTACCGAAGGAGTGGATCGCCTGATGTATGTACTCAAGAAATATGGTTATAAAATAGCGATCCTTTCGGGTGGATTCACTTATTTTGGCCGGTATTTGCAAGATAAATATGGGATAGATTATGTTTATGCCAACGAATTGGAAATAGAAGATGGCAAACTTACAGGGAATTATCTGGGCGACGTAGTAGATGGCAAGAGAAAAGCAGAACTTTTACGCCTTATTGCTCAGGTAGAGAAAGTAGATATAGCTCAGACAATTGCCGTAGGCGATGGAGCGAATGATTTACCAATGCTTGGAGTCGCTGGTTTGGGAATCGCCTTTCATGCAAAACCTAAAGTAGTAGCAAATGCTAAACAATCCATCAATACCATCGGACTGGATGGAGTGCTTTATTTCTTAGGATTTAAAGATTCTTATTTGGATGAACAAGGGAAACTATAA
- a CDS encoding DEAD/DEAH box helicase, translated as MKFSELELEDKVLEALDAMRFDECTPIQEQAIPLILQGRDLIAVAQTGTGKTAAYLLPIINKLCKGDHKQEVINCIIMSPTRELAQQIDQQMEGFSYFMLVSSVAVYGGNDGTLFEQQKKGLTLGADVVIATPGRLISHLNLGYVDLSHVSYFILDEADRMLDMGFSEDIMQIVKYLPKDRQTIMFSATMPSKIQQLAKTILNNPAEIKLSVSKPAEKIVQAAYVCYERQKLNIVQSLFAEEVPERVIIFVSSKIKVKEVTRALKVMKLNVGEMHSDLEQPQREFIMREFKSGRINILVATDIVARGIDIDDIRLVINFDVPHDSEDYVHRIGRTARANNDGVAITFISEKEQSNFKNIENFLEKDIYKIPVPSHLGEAPEYAPRSNGGNRGRSGNFRNKSKGPRTNHSGQK; from the coding sequence ATGAAGTTTTCCGAACTAGAATTAGAGGATAAAGTATTAGAGGCGCTTGACGCCATGAGGTTTGATGAATGTACTCCCATACAAGAACAGGCTATTCCACTGATACTTCAAGGTCGAGACTTAATAGCAGTAGCTCAAACCGGAACAGGAAAGACGGCCGCATATTTGCTTCCTATTATTAATAAACTGTGTAAAGGCGATCACAAACAGGAAGTTATCAACTGTATCATCATGTCTCCCACCAGAGAACTGGCTCAACAGATTGATCAACAGATGGAAGGATTCTCTTATTTTATGCTGGTATCAAGCGTAGCAGTATATGGCGGAAATGACGGTACCCTCTTTGAACAACAGAAAAAAGGGCTCACACTTGGTGCAGACGTAGTCATTGCTACACCGGGACGTCTTATTTCTCACTTAAATTTGGGCTATGTAGATCTATCACATGTATCCTACTTCATTCTTGATGAAGCAGATAGAATGCTCGATATGGGATTCTCTGAGGACATCATGCAGATAGTGAAATATTTGCCTAAAGATAGACAGACAATCATGTTTTCTGCCACTATGCCTTCTAAAATACAACAGTTAGCTAAAACAATCCTAAATAATCCGGCTGAAATAAAACTCTCCGTTTCAAAACCGGCTGAGAAGATAGTACAGGCTGCCTATGTGTGTTACGAACGACAGAAGCTGAATATTGTGCAAAGCCTCTTTGCTGAAGAAGTGCCGGAACGTGTCATCATCTTTGTTTCCTCGAAAATTAAAGTAAAGGAGGTGACCAGAGCTTTAAAAGTAATGAAACTCAATGTTGGCGAAATGCATTCTGATCTGGAACAACCGCAGCGAGAATTTATTATGCGAGAGTTTAAATCAGGTAGAATCAACATTTTGGTTGCTACAGACATTGTAGCCAGAGGTATTGACATTGATGATATTCGATTGGTCATCAACTTTGATGTTCCTCATGACAGTGAAGACTACGTACACCGTATAGGGCGAACGGCGCGTGCCAACAATGATGGCGTTGCTATCACTTTCATCAGTGAAAAAGAACAAAGCAATTTCAAGAATATTGAAAATTTCCTAGAGAAAGATATCTATAAAATACCTGTTCCTTCCCATCTGGGCGAAGCTCCGGAATATGCCCCTCGAAGCAATGGTGGTAACCGTGGACGATCGGGAAATTTCAGAAACAAAAGCAAGGGACCACGAACAAATCATTCGGGCCAGAAATAA
- a CDS encoding DUF4738 domain-containing protein: MKKSILASLMAILIIACHNGKANDSSGKDEDLRAKALLQGIWVDDDSEIPFMRIEGDTIYYSDPQNSPVRFEIRKDSIYMYGNEVSRYHIDKQAEHIFWFHSLSDNIVKLHKSEDPDDTLAFSGKAVEVIPTYSEVTEQDSVVNYNGTRYRAYVYINPSKMKVVKTSYTEEGMSMDNVYYDNVMHICVYEGRKSLFASDVTKQMFTGILSDEFLKKSILSDMLFMGVKKSGFIYQATVCIPESYVCNLVNIEVSFKGKMTMKAVK, translated from the coding sequence ATGAAAAAAAGTATTCTTGCATCGTTGATGGCGATTTTGATCATTGCTTGTCATAATGGCAAAGCTAATGACTCTTCCGGCAAAGATGAAGATCTTCGTGCTAAAGCACTATTGCAAGGCATTTGGGTCGATGATGACAGCGAGATACCCTTTATGCGCATAGAAGGGGATACGATATACTATTCGGATCCTCAGAATTCTCCTGTTCGTTTTGAGATAAGGAAAGATAGCATTTACATGTATGGCAACGAGGTTAGCCGCTATCACATTGATAAGCAAGCAGAACATATCTTTTGGTTTCATTCTTTGTCGGATAATATTGTGAAGCTTCACAAATCCGAAGATCCGGATGATACGTTGGCTTTCTCCGGTAAAGCAGTTGAAGTTATTCCTACTTATTCCGAAGTGACTGAACAAGATAGCGTTGTGAATTATAATGGAACTCGTTATCGTGCATATGTTTATATCAATCCGTCAAAGATGAAAGTGGTTAAAACATCCTATACTGAAGAGGGTATGAGTATGGATAATGTATATTATGACAATGTGATGCATATCTGTGTGTATGAAGGAAGAAAGAGTTTGTTTGCCAGTGACGTAACAAAACAAATGTTTACGGGTATTCTTTCGGATGAATTTCTGAAGAAGTCGATTCTCTCGGATATGCTATTTATGGGAGTAAAGAAGTCTGGCTTTATCTATCAGGCTACGGTATGCATCCCCGAAAGTTATGTTTGCAACCTAGTCAATATAGAGGTTAGTTTTAAAGGAAAAATGACCATGAAAGCGGTCAAATAG
- the rfbC gene encoding dTDP-4-dehydrorhamnose 3,5-epimerase, which translates to MNFIQTEVEGVWIIEPKVFSDSRGYFMEAFKKEEFEANIGVVNFIQDNESQSSFGVLRGLHYQKGEYSQAKLVRVIKGQVLDVAVDMRKSSPTFGKHVSVELTEENKRQFFIPRGFAHGFLVVSDEAIFTYKVDNAYAPNAEASVLYNDKSLSINWPIDPSLVVMSEKDKQAALFANAEYFV; encoded by the coding sequence ATGAACTTTATTCAAACAGAAGTAGAAGGGGTGTGGATTATCGAACCCAAGGTTTTTTCCGATAGCAGAGGATATTTTATGGAGGCTTTTAAAAAAGAAGAATTTGAAGCCAACATAGGAGTGGTTAACTTTATTCAGGATAATGAATCGCAATCGTCTTTCGGTGTATTGAGGGGTTTACATTATCAAAAAGGTGAGTATAGTCAGGCTAAATTAGTGCGTGTGATCAAAGGGCAAGTACTGGATGTAGCTGTAGATATGCGTAAATCCTCGCCAACGTTTGGCAAGCACGTTAGTGTGGAGCTTACTGAAGAGAATAAACGGCAATTTTTTATCCCTCGGGGCTTTGCTCATGGCTTTCTGGTAGTAAGTGATGAAGCTATTTTTACGTATAAAGTAGATAATGCTTATGCACCGAATGCGGAAGCTTCTGTGTTATATAATGATAAGTCTTTATCCATCAATTGGCCTATAGACCCTTCTCTGGTTGTTATGTCTGAGAAAGATAAACAAGCTGCTCTTTTTGCAAATGCGGAATATTTCGTATAG
- a CDS encoding SPOR domain-containing protein yields the protein MIELAQHIEALLLENDCVIVPGFGGFVAHYASATWIADECIFLPPTRTIGFNPQLKMNDGLLVQSYMATYETNFSDASKTIDKKVEELISLLHEDGKADLDNIGELHFTIHGTYEFTPYDNKITTPYLYGLDAVTIKPLDALQNRPVRRKPTSPFIPAEKKTYDIRINRSFLRSAVAVAAAIALFFVMSTPVENTYVEKTNYAQLLPADLFEKIEKQSLAITPVMVKGSVTQTSVNAKKHETTKKETKPRAVKEIMVPKAINKETLEKKEQAVGIAKPSRHEEEKVVTNAAYHIIVASSIGSKDAENLAEQLRAKGYPNAKALISAEMVRVSLMACPTREEAGKHLTKIRQNEAFENAWVLTPAK from the coding sequence ATGATTGAATTAGCACAGCATATAGAAGCACTATTATTAGAGAACGATTGTGTTATCGTTCCCGGATTTGGAGGATTTGTCGCTCATTACGCATCTGCCACATGGATTGCCGACGAGTGTATATTTCTTCCACCTACACGTACTATTGGTTTCAACCCCCAACTTAAAATGAACGACGGGTTGTTGGTTCAATCTTATATGGCAACCTACGAAACTAATTTCTCCGATGCTTCAAAGACTATAGATAAAAAAGTAGAAGAGCTTATTTCACTGCTTCACGAGGATGGGAAAGCAGACCTTGATAATATTGGCGAACTACACTTTACCATTCATGGTACCTATGAGTTCACTCCTTATGATAACAAGATAACTACGCCCTACTTATATGGACTAGATGCTGTAACCATCAAACCTCTTGATGCGCTGCAAAACCGTCCGGTAAGAAGAAAACCTACGTCTCCCTTTATCCCTGCTGAGAAAAAGACCTACGATATTCGGATCAACCGTTCATTCTTACGTAGTGCAGTAGCTGTAGCAGCTGCCATAGCTTTATTTTTTGTAATGTCTACTCCGGTGGAGAATACGTATGTTGAGAAAACTAATTATGCCCAACTCCTTCCTGCTGATTTATTTGAAAAGATAGAAAAGCAATCGCTGGCCATCACACCTGTAATGGTTAAAGGTAGTGTAACTCAGACTTCTGTAAATGCCAAGAAGCACGAAACAACTAAAAAGGAAACAAAACCCAGAGCGGTGAAAGAGATCATGGTTCCAAAGGCCATAAATAAAGAAACTCTTGAAAAGAAGGAACAAGCTGTAGGAATTGCTAAGCCTTCCAGGCATGAAGAAGAAAAAGTAGTTACCAATGCCGCATACCATATCATTGTAGCTAGTAGCATCGGTTCAAAAGATGCTGAGAATTTAGCAGAACAACTTAGAGCAAAAGGTTATCCAAATGCAAAGGCGTTGATTAGTGCCGAAATGGTTCGTGTCAGCCTCATGGCATGCCCCACTCGAGAAGAGGCGGGCAAACATCTAACAAAAATAAGGCAGAACGAAGCGTTTGAAAACGCTTGGGTACTTACACCTGCCAAGTAA
- a CDS encoding FHA domain-containing protein, giving the protein MKRILCPKCENYISFDETKYTEGQSLVFVCEHCSKQFSIRLGKTKMKVPRKEETFDEEEEQKEEFGSIMILGNVFGFKQVLPLIEGDNVIGRRCVGTVINTQIETGDMSMDRRHCIINVKRNKSGKLIYTLRDGPSLTGTFLKSEVLSDKDRMRIEDGAIITIGATTIILHAGK; this is encoded by the coding sequence ATGAAAAGAATTCTTTGTCCCAAATGCGAAAATTATATTTCTTTTGATGAAACTAAATACACTGAAGGCCAGTCGCTTGTGTTTGTGTGCGAACATTGTAGCAAGCAGTTCAGCATTCGGCTTGGGAAAACAAAAATGAAGGTTCCTCGCAAAGAAGAAACTTTTGACGAAGAGGAAGAGCAGAAAGAAGAATTCGGCAGTATTATGATTCTCGGAAATGTTTTTGGCTTCAAACAAGTACTTCCACTAATAGAAGGCGATAATGTGATTGGACGCCGTTGCGTAGGCACAGTTATCAACACTCAGATTGAAACAGGAGACATGAGCATGGATCGCCGCCATTGCATTATTAACGTAAAGCGAAACAAATCGGGTAAGCTTATCTATACGCTTCGTGATGGGCCAAGCCTAACCGGTACTTTTCTGAAAAGTGAAGTTCTGAGCGATAAAGACCGTATGCGAATTGAAGATGGAGCCATCATTACTATTGGTGCTACTACGATCATTCTTCACGCCGGAAAATAG
- a CDS encoding tagaturonate reductase: MKALNKETAPKIQRPERIIQFGEGNFLRAFVDWIIYNMNEKADFNSSVVVVQPIDKGMVDMLNAQDNLYHVNLQGLDKGQVVNNLTMIDVISRSLNPYSQNAEFMKLAEQPEMRFVISNTTEAGIAFDPACKLTDAPASSYPGKLTQLLYHRFKTFKGDKSKGLIIFPCELIFLNGHKLKETIYQYIELWNLGEEFKTWFEEACGVYATLVDRIVPGFPRKDIAAIKEKLQYDDNLVVQAEIFHLWVIEAPQEVAKEFPADKAGLNVLFVPSEAPYHERKVTLLNGPHTVLAPVTYLSGVNIVREACEHPILSQYINKVMFHELMETLNLPKDELKKFGEDVLERFNNPFVDHAVTSIMLNSFPKFETRDLPGLKTYLARKGELPKGLVLGLAAIITYYKGGVRADGAEIAPNDAPEIMTLLKDLWATGCTKTVAEGVLAAEFIWGENLNEIAGLTDAIKGYLDSIQERGMLETVKSIL, translated from the coding sequence ATGAAAGCTTTAAACAAAGAAACAGCTCCGAAGATTCAACGTCCGGAGCGCATTATTCAGTTTGGTGAAGGTAATTTTTTGCGTGCGTTCGTTGACTGGATTATCTATAACATGAACGAAAAAGCCGACTTTAACAGTAGTGTGGTGGTAGTGCAACCTATTGATAAGGGAATGGTGGATATGTTGAATGCGCAGGATAATCTTTATCATGTCAATCTTCAAGGTCTTGATAAGGGACAAGTAGTTAACAACTTGACAATGATTGATGTAATCAGCCGTTCTTTGAATCCTTATAGCCAAAATGCAGAGTTTATGAAGCTTGCCGAACAACCTGAGATGCGCTTTGTAATCTCAAATACTACAGAGGCTGGTATTGCTTTTGATCCTGCTTGCAAACTGACTGATGCTCCTGCTTCTTCTTATCCGGGTAAGTTGACTCAGTTGCTTTACCATCGTTTCAAGACATTCAAGGGTGACAAGAGCAAGGGACTTATTATTTTCCCTTGTGAACTTATCTTCTTGAATGGTCATAAACTCAAAGAAACCATTTATCAATACATCGAACTTTGGAATCTTGGCGAAGAATTTAAAACTTGGTTTGAAGAGGCTTGCGGAGTGTATGCTACGTTGGTAGACCGTATTGTTCCGGGATTCCCACGTAAAGATATTGCTGCAATTAAAGAAAAATTGCAATATGATGATAATTTGGTTGTTCAGGCGGAAATTTTCCACTTGTGGGTTATTGAAGCTCCACAAGAGGTTGCAAAAGAATTCCCTGCTGATAAAGCAGGCTTGAATGTCTTGTTTGTTCCGTCTGAAGCTCCTTATCACGAACGTAAGGTTACATTGCTTAATGGCCCTCACACGGTTTTGGCTCCTGTAACTTATCTTTCTGGAGTAAATATCGTGCGTGAAGCTTGCGAACATCCGATATTGAGCCAGTACATTAACAAGGTGATGTTCCACGAATTGATGGAAACATTGAACTTGCCAAAAGATGAGTTGAAGAAATTTGGTGAAGATGTTCTCGAACGTTTCAACAATCCGTTTGTTGACCATGCCGTAACAAGCATCATGCTTAACTCTTTCCCTAAATTCGAAACTCGTGATCTTCCGGGATTGAAGACTTACCTGGCTCGTAAAGGTGAACTACCTAAAGGTTTGGTGTTAGGATTGGCTGCTATCATCACTTACTATAAAGGTGGTGTACGTGCCGATGGTGCTGAGATCGCTCCAAACGATGCTCCTGAAATCATGACTCTGTTGAAAGATCTTTGGGCTACCGGTTGTACCAAAACCGTTGCCGAAGGTGTTCTTGCTGCAGAATTTATCTGGGGTGAAAACCTGAATGAAATTGCTGGACTGACTGATGCGATTAAGGGTTATCTTGATTCTATTCAGGAAAGAGGTATGCTCGAAACAGTGAAGAGTATTCTGTAA